ACCATCGCCGTTGATATCCCCTGCACTACTTACTGAGATGCCTGATCTGTCATCTACTGCAACCCCATTGAGGGTAAAGCCGTTGGTACCGTTGAGAGTAGAGAGGTTTAAGGTAGAACTAAAGGGAGTATTCTTGCCAAAGACCACGTAACTCGCCCCTGAATAACTTCCATTGGGGTCGGCTAAGTCTGCGCCGATAATCAGGTCATCGAGACCATCGCCGTTGATATCCCCTGCACTACTTACTGATCTGCCTGATAAGTCACCTGCGGCAACGCCATTGAGGGTAAAACCGTTGCTACCGTCGAGAGTAGAGAGCTCCAATGTAGAACTAAAGGGAGTATTCTTGCCAAAGACCACGTAACTCGACCCTGAACCACTTCCATTGGGGTCGGCAAAGTATGCGCCGATAATCAGGTCATCGATACCATCGCCGTTGATATCCCCTGCATTACTTACTGAGATGCCTGATCTGTCACCTGCTGCAACCCCATTGAGGGTAAAGCCGTTGGTACCGTTGAGAGTAGAGAGCTCCAAGGTGGAACTAAAGGGAGTATTCTTGCCAAAGACCACGTAACTCGACCCTGAAGCACCTCCATTGGGGTCGGCACCGAATGCGCCGATAATAAGGTCATCGAGACCATCGCCGTTGATATCCCCCGCACTACTTACTGAGAAGCCTGAATTGTCACCTGCAGCAACCCCGTTGAGGGTAAAGCCGTTGGTACCGTTGAGAGTAGAGAGGTCAAATTGGGCTGGAAAGCTCATAGATTTCTTGCTTTTTTAACTCAGCACTTTAGCATATAGTCGGTACTATATATACTAAAAAATGGTTAAGAATTATGTCATGATTTGAATCTGGTGCGACAAAATTTATACACTTTGAACGCTCCGTGATGCTGAATAGGGTTAATAAACCTCATCATGTGAACCAATATCAACTAGAATAATTAGAGATTCTTCTGAGTTTTTATCCTGAGAAAAGGTAAAGATAATGCGGCAATCATAACTAACGGAACAAGACCATAATTCACTTAAGTTGCCTGTTAGTTTATGAGACTTTAAGGAGGGAGTAAAAGGATCTTCTGATAATAAAATTAAAACAGTAGTTATTTTATTTTGTAGTTCATGATTTTTTTTAATCAGTTTCTTAAAAGCTCGTTTAAAACGATTATTCCAGACTACTTTCATCGTCTTCCTTTAACAAATCTGTAATTAGATCGTTAACTGTCCCAATTTTAGCCTTTCCTTGTTGGAAATCTGTTAGAACAGCTCGAGCGTTATCTGCAATCTCAGAACGTCTTTTTTCAATACGTCTTTTACGAATTAGGTCAAATAAGTAATCTTGATCCTCAATAGGTAAGGTTTCAATTGATTCAACGAGATTTTGAAAGTAGGAAGTAGTCATTTATCAATTAGTTTTAATCAAAATTTAGCTCAACTATAGCACAGGATTTGACGGAAGGAAAAGAAAGGCAATCAATTGCGCAAGTGGCGAAAATTCCCAAGTTAAAGTTTTATTATCTTTAATCTATTGCTATAAAAATAACTGCTAAATCTCCCCCCGCGCTCCCCTTTACCAGAGAGAGGTTGGAGGGTAAAAATTAGAGAATTACATCAGGGTTGAGATTAAAATACGCCACACTCTCTAACTCCTCTACAACTGG
This genomic stretch from Gloeocapsa sp. PCC 73106 harbors:
- a CDS encoding type II toxin-antitoxin system mRNA interferase toxin, RelE/StbE family, which codes for MKVVWNNRFKRAFKKLIKKNHELQNKITTVLILLSEDPFTPSLKSHKLTGNLSELWSCSVSYDCRIIFTFSQDKNSEESLIILVDIGSHDEVY
- a CDS encoding integrin alpha, whose protein sequence is MSFPAQFDLSTLNGTNGFTLNGVAAGDNSGFSVSSAGDINGDGLDDLIIGAFGADPNGGASGSSYVVFGKNTPFSSTLELSTLNGTNGFTLNGVAAGDRSGISVSNAGDINGDGIDDLIIGAYFADPNGSGSGSSYVVFGKNTPFSSTLELSTLDGSNGFTLNGVAAGDLSGRSVSSAGDINGDGLDDLIIGADLADPNGSYSGASYVVFGKNTPFSSTLNLSTLNGTNGFTLNGVAVDDRSGISVSSAGDINGDG